The Raphanus sativus cultivar WK10039 unplaced genomic scaffold, ASM80110v3 Scaffold4471, whole genome shotgun sequence genome contains the following window.
AAAACTGCGTTTTGGCATGAGAAGTGGTGTTCTTTGGGTTGCCTAATAGATATTTTGAGAGAAGGTAGTTGTATTGATATGGGTATCCCTTTGAATGCTACGGTAGCAGACAGTATGAAGCATAGAAGAAGGTCGCATCGAGTTCAACTTCTGAACAGGGTGGAAGTGGAAATTGAAAGAGTTAAAGAGAGTAGAGGAGTAGAAGAGGATGTATCTAAGTGGAAAAATAGTAAAGGCAAGTACAAGACCAAATTTTCTACAAAGGAAACTTGGCTGAGTATTAGAGAAGATCATCCTCTTTGCTACTGGTACAAAGCGGTTTGGTTCAAGCACGCGACTCCGAGGTACTCCTTTATTACTTGGGTTGCTATGAGAGGAAGGTTAGCAACAGGAGATAGAATGCTGGTATGGAGTGGGAACATTGATGCGACCTGTGTTCTATGTAAAAATCCTTTGGAGACTATACAACATTTATTCTTTGAATGTCCGTATTCTGCGCAAGTTTGGGAAGCGCTTATGAAGGGTGTGATGGTGGATCAGTATATGGGAGATTGGGAGACACTTATCAGGCTAATTGTTGATGATACTGGATGGAGTAAAGTGAAGGTGTTTGTCATGAGATATATGTTTCAGGCAACGATTTATATGATATGGAGAGAAAGGAATAGAAGAAGACATGGAGAGAAAGCAGTCCCAACAATGAGTATGGTGAGTCAATTGGATAAGAACATGCGAAATCAACTAACTGTGATCAGAAGTAGAGGAGACGAGAAGTTTGAAGGGGGGATGGCTTATTGGTTTGAAGCAAGATAAAATCAGTTTGAGTTTTCTTTTGATGtagtttattttcaaatcattcAAAACAAAGTACACTTAGTTgtaaaaagagttttttttcttttgaattaaatttaacattcaattcaaaaaaaagatacaTGAGCAACTcaactataaataaataaataaaaacagagaaattCACAAAATGTAACCTCACACAACCCAGGGAGAACACAACAAGTTATATTCTGTAACACCAATGTGGTTGAAAATGAAGTAGATGCTG
Protein-coding sequences here:
- the LOC130507406 gene encoding uncharacterized protein LOC130507406, coding for MGIPLNATVADSMKHRRRSHRVQLLNRVEVEIERVKESRGVEEDVSKWKNSKGKYKTKFSTKETWLSIREDHPLCYWYKAVWFKHATPRYSFITWVAMRGRLATGDRMLVWSGNIDATCVLCKNPLETIQHLFFECPYSAQVWEALMKGVMVDQYMGDWETLIRLIVDDTGWSKVKVFVMRYMFQATIYMIWRERNRRRHGEKAVPTMSMVSQLDKNMRNQLTVIRSRGDEKFEGGMAYWFEAR